The uncultured Roseibium sp. DNA segment CTGGCGATCTCTCGAGAGTCTTTGTAAATGTCAAAGCTGGTTCCATTCACCCAGCAGTAAAAATTTTCCGCCAACCAAATGCTTTGCCTGAGTAAATGCGCTTCATCTCCATATTTTGCTGGATCAATTGATTTTTGCTTTTCTCTTCGCGTTTGTCTCAGAGAATGAGCAATGTGCTTGTTTCGCAGGTTCTGCAGTCTTTCTAAGGAGGGGGAGGCGGCAATCTTTCTAGTTATGCAAATTGCTCTACGCAATCGACGTCTTGCCCTGTTCGCCTGCCGCTGTGCAAACGCTTGTTGAGATCCTCGGATACTTTGGTCTATTGCCGCCCTTACTTCAGGGTCTGGGTGTGGATCTCCCCAAATACGAGATCCAAGCGAAGCATGAGCCTGAAGGTGTTCTTCGGCCAGTGCTTTTATCACCTCATCGTCATCTATATATTCAATCACCGTCAAAAAGCTTGCGGTATCCTCGTCGGCTTTATCCCACAAAGCCGCTATCCGGAGTACACCGAAAAAAAAGGATGTTTGGCTCAGTATATTGTAGGCATTCGCAGCATACGAAAATGGGATTTGATCGGTTAAGCGCTTTGAGTAAACTAGATACTCATTGTTGGCATGTATCGCTACGATCTCTAGTATATGGTCAATTATTTTCTCCCCAATCAGCACTTTGGCACGTTCAATTCTAGTCGCCGTATCCAGTTCCGCGATCCGCTCTTGAAATGACTTCTGCTTTCTCGACAACCGATGCTCCTTTTGGCGCCAAGTGTGAATTCATGCGCCTCGACATATTGTATTAGGTTTGGGGTCGTTGGCGCTTGGCGTACTTAAGCTGACTTCGGCCGATGCACCAAAGTTCAATTCTAGCATTATGTTCTGATCAGTCTAATTTGGCGCAACGTGAATTGAGGAAGTTAGTTGATATCGATCTAAGCTCTTGGCCTTGCGCGGAAAATCATCTCGAAGAGACGCCGCAAGGCGGCGTTCTTTAAGGACGACCTCTAAAATATGCGCTCTAAGTCATCGCATGTGCTGTGAGTTTGATGATATCCAATCAATATCAATATGCTTTGCCGTTGTTAAAGATCTCAGGACTTCGGATTGAACTAGTGTCATGCTCTTACGAACATAATTTAATTGATTGATGTCAGTGCGAATTTGGAGGTCAAGGAGCAGTGGAATGTACGTAACAAGAGCACAGCTTGAGAATATTAGGATCATTTCAAAGTTCGAACTCGACCTTACTAAAGGAGAATCAGCTGGCTGGCATGTCATTCTAGGTGACAACGGTTCTGGGAAATCCACGCTTATGCGCGCCCTCGCGATAGCTCTGATAGGTCCGGAAAATGCAGCCGCACTACGCCAAGATTGGTCTGCTTGGCTTGCAGGTGATGCGGAATCTGGAAGTATTTCTCTTACTATTCGAGCGGACTCGAATCTAGATCGGTGGGCTGATAAAGGTAAAACGGCAAACAAGCCAATTAGGCCACGAGTTTCATTCTCTAGTCAAAATGTAAATGCGGAATTGGTTTCTGCCGAGTTCAATGGTGAATACACAAAGCGCACTGTTTGGGGAAGTGGCTCGGGTTGGTTCTCCGCCGCCTTTGGCCCGTTTCGCCGCTTTCGTGGGGGCGATCGAGAGTACGAAAAGCTCTACTATAGTCATCCTCGGCTGGCAGCACATTTGTCAGCTTTTGGAGAGGATGTTGCACTTTCCGAGGCTTTAGCATGGATTAAGAACATCCAATTTCGAGCGCTCGAGAAAGATTCAAGTGCTCGTGCTCTTACGCAAGGGATAATTCATTTCATTAATCAATCAGAGCTTCTTCCTCATAACGCGCGGATTGAAGAAATCACTTCATCTGGCGTGATGGTCGATAATGGAGCCGGAACCCGTGTGCCGGTTGAGGAAATGTCTGACGGGTATCGTTCTATTCTTTCTATGACCTTTGAGCTTCTCCGAGCGATGGATGCAGCCTTTGGGACAGAGACCCTAGTGCACGCACTTAACACAAATAATGGCACCGTAGAGCTTCCAGGCGTAATTCTTATTGACGAGATAGATGCGCACCTCCACCCAGCTTGGCAAAAACGCATCGGAAATTGGTTCACAGACCGCTTTCCGAAGGCTCAGTTTTTTGTCACTACTCATAGCCCAATTATTTGCCAAGCTGCTGAGCGGGGCTCTATCTGGCGTCTGGCTAGCCCTGGGACAGATGAGCCCTCAGGGCGTGTTATCGGGCAAGACCTTGAGCGTTTGATTTATGGCAATGTTTTGGAAGCTTACTCTACCGAATATTTCGGCACCGATGTGACCCGCTCACGAGCCTCAAAGGATATGTTACGCCAACTCGCTGAGCTTAATCGTAAAAGCCTCAGGGGTGCTCTTTCTCCAGATGAGGAAGAAGAGCGTTCCATACTGCAACGCCGTATGCCTAGTCGCGCAAGCAATTTGCAGGAGTGATTCTTGGATGCTCCATCTGTCTGACCCTAACCTACCAGCCAGAGTCTCAGCGAAGCTTGCGGAATACCAGGACGAGATCGACGAGGTCGAAAATTATGCTGAACGAGTCACTCTGGGAAAGAGCAGATTTAGTTCGCGTAACACTACCACCAACGCCACTTTTCGGGTTGTTCGCGCACGCTTATCGGAAATGTGTTCTGGAGCGCAACGCTGCGTATATTGCGAGGACTCGGTTGGTGACGAAGTCGAACATATCAAACCTAAAGACCTGTACCCAGAAGACGTCTTTCGTTGGCCTAATTACATCTATGCTTGCGGACCTTGCAATGGGGGAAAGAACAATAAATTTGCTGTGATAAACCAAGGGAATTTGGTGATAGTCACTCGGCCTAGAGGAGCACCTATCACGCCCCCCAGTCTTGGCGATCCCGCATTTATCAATCCGCGTACAGAAGACCCGCTCGCGTTTCTCACAATAGACCTTCTTGGGACTTTTCTTATATTGCCTTGCGAGGGGCTGGACCCTGTAGCTGAAAGTCGTGCGAAATTCACTATAGAAGTTCTGAATCTCAATCGCGACCTCTTGCTTGACGCGCGCCAGAACGCATTTGGTGGCTACCGTGCACGGTTGTTAGAATACCGACACCGTCGGGATGATGGTGCTGACGTCAACGAGTTAAACGCGCTGCGTGATGATCTATTAGCCACCCCGCACCCCACAGTGTGGGCTGAAATGAAGCGTCAAGCTCCCTTTATACCGACGCTGCAAGATCTTTTCGAAGCGGTTCCCGAGGCCAATGAGTGGTTAGATTAGAATTGAAAATTTGAAAATTATAATCACGTGGGCGTACAACAATCCAGCGTGACCAAAATTCTCCTTCGGTGAACAAACCTAGATTAGGTTTTACCAAATTGCCTCCGTGTTCTTGATACACAGCTTAATCCACTGTTCTAGCCGCCCACTTCCTTTCGCCCCGAGTTCCCTGCGGCTCTTAGAAAACCACGGGTCAAGGCGCCACGACCGCGCTGGTTTTGGCTCTATCCCGCCTCCAACCCCTCCTCACTCAACGCAAGTGCCAACTGATTGGCAAACCTTGCCGAGGCCACGGACAGCGTCCGGCCCTTGGCCTGTAAGAGGGCCAGGTGGCCGAAGTCGATGTCGCGGCGGGGCAGGGGGCGGAAGGCGAGGCGGGTGTCGTTGGCGATGTCGAGGCCGATGGGGAACTGGAAGCCGACGGCCTTTTCGTTCTGGACGTAGTGGCGCATGAACTCGAAGGAATCCGCCTCGATGGTGTGGGAGAGCTTCTTGGTCATACGCCCGGCGGCGAGGTCGAGCAGGTAGCGGATGCCGATGTGGGGTGGCGGGACCACGTGGGGGAATTCCAGGCAGTCGCGCAGGCGCAGGGTTTCCTTAGCCGCCAGCGGATGATCCACGGCCATGACCGCGTAGACCGGCTGTTCCACCGACACGATCACGTCGAATTCCTCCAGGTGGCGCGGCTCGAACACCAGGGCGAGATCGCTTTGAAAGCTGCGCAGGTCTTCCTCCGCCCTGTCCCGGTCGCGCACATGGATGGAAAAGGTGACGCCCGGATGCTCGGTGCGGTAGGCGGCGATGTGTTTGGGCATGAAATAGGGCTGGATCGCCTGGGAACAGGCAATGGAGACATGGCCGCGCCGTAGGCCCGACAGGTCCGCCACCTGGCTGCGGACCCGTTCCAGGTCGGCGATCTGGGCGCGGATGTGCTGGATCAGAAGCTCCCCGGCCGGGTTGAGGCGCACGCCGCGGGGCAGGCGCTCGAAGATCGGCGCGCCGAATTCCTCCTCGAACCGCTGGATTCGCCGGTTCAGCGCCGACGACGTGATGTTCATGTCTTCGGCCGCCTTGCGGATCGAACCGGCTTTTGCAACGGCCTCGATCAGGGACAGGGTCGTCAAGTGCTTCATATCGCGCGCCAATTTGTCGAGTGCTGCATTTTCAGAAGCAGATTACTGCAAAAATAGCATTAGAAAGAAGCGCTTTTTAAAGCAAAGCTCTCCCCCAAGGGCGCGGCCATCGCCTTCCAGGTGGCGCCGTCCAGCCAAGAGGGGACCAGAAATGACAC contains these protein-coding regions:
- a CDS encoding LysR family transcriptional regulator, which produces MKHLTTLSLIEAVAKAGSIRKAAEDMNITSSALNRRIQRFEEEFGAPIFERLPRGVRLNPAGELLIQHIRAQIADLERVRSQVADLSGLRRGHVSIACSQAIQPYFMPKHIAAYRTEHPGVTFSIHVRDRDRAEEDLRSFQSDLALVFEPRHLEEFDVIVSVEQPVYAVMAVDHPLAAKETLRLRDCLEFPHVVPPPHIGIRYLLDLAAGRMTKKLSHTIEADSFEFMRHYVQNEKAVGFQFPIGLDIANDTRLAFRPLPRRDIDFGHLALLQAKGRTLSVASARFANQLALALSEEGLEAG
- a CDS encoding AAA family ATPase; translated protein: MYVTRAQLENIRIISKFELDLTKGESAGWHVILGDNGSGKSTLMRALAIALIGPENAAALRQDWSAWLAGDAESGSISLTIRADSNLDRWADKGKTANKPIRPRVSFSSQNVNAELVSAEFNGEYTKRTVWGSGSGWFSAAFGPFRRFRGGDREYEKLYYSHPRLAAHLSAFGEDVALSEALAWIKNIQFRALEKDSSARALTQGIIHFINQSELLPHNARIEEITSSGVMVDNGAGTRVPVEEMSDGYRSILSMTFELLRAMDAAFGTETLVHALNTNNGTVELPGVILIDEIDAHLHPAWQKRIGNWFTDRFPKAQFFVTTHSPIICQAAERGSIWRLASPGTDEPSGRVIGQDLERLIYGNVLEAYSTEYFGTDVTRSRASKDMLRQLAELNRKSLRGALSPDEEEERSILQRRMPSRASNLQE